The proteins below are encoded in one region of Gadus macrocephalus chromosome 14, ASM3116895v1:
- the LOC132471503 gene encoding vitamin D 25-hydroxylase, whose translation MLQLDSKALWSLSCRQASFVASCLVIAFLMLLLVRQLVKQRRPPGFPPGPSPIPVIGNIYSLATEPHVFLKKQSEVHGQIFSLDLGGILTVVLNGYDCIRECLYHQSEVFADRPSLPLFKKMTKMGGLLNHKYGRGWIEHRKLACNSFRYFGSGQRQFERRISEECMFFVDAIDVHKGKPFNPKHLVTNAVSNITNLIIFGQRFTYDDHNFQHMIELFSENVELAVSGWALLYNAFPWIEYVPFGKHQKLFRNAAEVYRFLQQVIEDFSQGRVPQAPRHYVDAYLDELEQSTKDPGTSYSRENLIYSVGELIIAGTETTTNTLRWAMLYMALYPNIQERVHQEIDSVLVNGRAPSLEDKQRMPYVEAVLHEVLRFCNIVPLGIFRATSQDANVNGYTIPKGTMVITNLYSVHFDEKYWNDPGVFSPQRFLDSNGNFVRREAFLPFSLGRRQCLGEQLARMEMFLFFTTMLQRFHLQFPPGTVPNLTPKLGMTLQPMPYSICAVRRQPTRLSSPDTERQVYSSTACQPIKVYTPMSCTENKLHGSDT comes from the exons ATGCTTCAATTGGATTCCAAAGCTTTATGGTCACTGTCTTGCAGACAGGCGTCCTTTGTTGCGAGCTGTTTGGTGATTGCATTTCTTATGCTCCTACTGGTTCGCCAGCTCGTCAAGCAGAGGAGACCGCCCGGATTCCCCCCTGGCCCATCACCCATCCCGGTCATTGGCAACATATACTCTCTCGCCACGGAGCCGCACGTCTTTCTCAAGAAACAAAGTGAAGTTCATGGACAG ATCTTCAGTCTGGATCTGGGAGGCATATTGACAGTGGTGCTCAATGGATATGATTGCATCAGAGAGTGCCTCTATCATCAGAGTGAAGTCTTTGCTGACCGCCCCTCCTTGCCTTTATTCAAGAAAATGACCAAAATGGGTG GACTCCTCAACCATAAATATGGCAGGGGCTGGATTGAACATCGCAAGCTAGCCTGCAACTCGTTCCGCTACTTTGGAAGCGGCCAGCGGCAGTTCGAAAGGAGGATCTCGGAGGAGTGCATGTTCTTCGTGGACGCCATCGACGTGCACAAGGGCAAGCCCTTTAACCCCAAACACCTGGTGACCAACGCCGTGTCCAACATCACCAACCTCATCATCTTCGGCCAGCGTTTCACGTACGACGACCACAACTTCCAGCACATGATTGAGCTCTTCAGCGAGAATGTGGAGCTGGCCGTGAGCGGCTGGGCCCTCCTCTACAATGCCTTCCCCTGGATCGAGTATGTGCCCTTCGGGAAGCACCAGAAGCTGTTCCGCAACGCGGCGGAGGTCTACCGGTTCCTGCAGCAGGTGATCGAGGACTTCTCGCAGGGCCGGGTACCCCAGGCACCGCGCCACTATGTAGACGCCTATCTGGATGAGCTGGAGCAGAGCACCAAAGACCCCGGCACGTCGTACTCCAGGGAGAACCTCATCTACTCGGTGGGCGAGCTCATCATCGCGGGCACCGAGACCACAACAAACACCTTGCGCTGGGCCATGCTGTATATGGCTCTCTATCCCAACATACAAG AGAGGGTCCATCAGGAGATTGACAGCGTCCTGGTCAACGGGAGAGCGCCATCACTGGAGGACAAGCAGAGAATGCCGTATGTGGAGGCGGTTCTTCACGAGGTCCTGCGCTTCTGCAACATTGTACCCCTGGGTATTTTCCGTGCCACCTCCCAGGATGCGAACGTTAACGGATACACAATCCCAAAAGGAACCATGGTGATCACCAACCTGTACTCGGTGCACTTTGATGAAAAATACTGGAACGATCCCGGGGTCTTCTCACCGCAGAGGTTCCTGGACAGTAACGGCAACTTTGTCAGACGGGAAGCCTTCTTGCCCTTCTCCCTGG GAAGACGTCAATGTCTGGGTGAGCAACTGGCCAGGATGGAAATGTTTCTTTTCTTCACCACTATGCTCCAGAGGTTTCATCTCCAGTTCCCTCCAGGAACCGTGCCAAATCTCACTCCCAAACTTGGCATGACCTTGCAGCCCATGCCTTACTCCATATGTGCTGTCCGCCGACAGCCCACGCGGCTGTCCTCgccggacacagagagacaggtgtacAGTAGCACTGCTTGTCAACCCATTAAAGTCTACACTCCAATGTCCTGCACAGAAAATAAACTTCATGGTTCAGACACATAG